A segment of the Panacibacter ginsenosidivorans genome:
TCAAATAAAACAACATTCAGCGATGAAACGAAGCAACGCATTATGGAGATCGTTGGCGAGTATGCGTAGAAGAAATTATGAACCAAACTGATTGCTGCTATTGTGCTTCCGTTGCGTCGCACTCTTGTACTGCAACAAATAATTCAACAATAAAAATCACACATCAGACATTCATCTATGGCAGATAAAATAAAAGTAGCTCATGTAATTCGTGTGTTTAGTTATGGAGGCGCTGAAGTTTTACTGCGTGAGTTTTTTGCGCAACCTGAATTTAAAGAACAGGTTCACTCTGATCTATTTGTGTTGGATCATAAAAAACTTGGATTGAAAGATGATGTTACACCCAACATCAATAAATTCTATTTCTATAAAATAACCACCTGGAAATTTTTAGTTGAATATATCAGATTCCTTCAAGATATAAAAAAAGGCAATTATGATATAGTGCACATGCATCTTCCTGTTGCAGGCTGGATGGGCGTTGTAGCCAAAATTTTTACCGGAAAAAAAACAAAATACATTTACAGCGAACATAATCTTGTAAACTTCTATAGCAAATACAATTACTATTTAAGTGGGTGGACGTATGGCTTTTTTGATAGTGTTATTTATGTATCGCATGAAGTAGGAGAGGTGATACGCAAAGTACAAAAAGGTTGGTTCTTTAAAACCAATCATCCTGTTACGATATTGAATGGTATTGATACAAACAAATTTCATTGCACACACAGACATGAACTAAAGCCTGCAGAAACATTGACGATTGGTTTGGTGGCAAGGTTTCGTCCGCAGAAGCGTGTTGACCGCTGGGCAGAAGTAGCAGCAGAAATCCATAAGAAGAATCCCAATATAAAATTCTTAATGGTTGGCGATGGACCGAGTGATGATTTGTTAAGACAGCGCATCAAAGAATTAAATATTGAAGGCGTTATTGAATTGCCAGGAATGCTTACCGACACTTATGCAGCTTATAAACGTATAGATATATTTTTACTTACCAGTGATTTTGAAGGTTTACCATTGGCATTACTTGAAGCAATGAGTTGTGGTTGCGTGCCTGTTATAAGTAATGTTGGTGGTATAAAGCAATTAGACTTTGGTGGTATTGGGCATAAGTTCGATGAATTTGTTACTGCTGATATTGCTGATAAGATCGTTGCGTACACACAACAACCCGAAAAGTATTTTGATGAAAGCGATCGTTCAAGAGAGTTTGTTATAAAATATTATTCACTTACAAAACAGGTGAATGAAATTATTGATTTGTATAGGGAGTTGATGAAATGATAATCATATGTCAACAAAACACTTACTACTATTATTGTTTATGCCTTTTATTTTTACTAGTTCTTTTGGACAAGAGAATTCTATTCCCAAGCAATACAGGCCTGTTAAAGAGATTTATGGTGATTTAAATAAAGATAGTGTTGATGAAAAAATTGTGGTTTATAATGTTAACGACACCGAAGATGAAGTAGAAGGCGTGGATAGGGAAATTATCATTTTCAAAAAGGAAAATAGAAATTGGGTAATATGGCATCGATCAAAAACTGCAATTGGCAATAGCAAAGATGGTGGGATGATGGGTGATCCATTTGAAGGTATAGAAA
Coding sequences within it:
- a CDS encoding glycosyltransferase, encoding MADKIKVAHVIRVFSYGGAEVLLREFFAQPEFKEQVHSDLFVLDHKKLGLKDDVTPNINKFYFYKITTWKFLVEYIRFLQDIKKGNYDIVHMHLPVAGWMGVVAKIFTGKKTKYIYSEHNLVNFYSKYNYYLSGWTYGFFDSVIYVSHEVGEVIRKVQKGWFFKTNHPVTILNGIDTNKFHCTHRHELKPAETLTIGLVARFRPQKRVDRWAEVAAEIHKKNPNIKFLMVGDGPSDDLLRQRIKELNIEGVIELPGMLTDTYAAYKRIDIFLLTSDFEGLPLALLEAMSCGCVPVISNVGGIKQLDFGGIGHKFDEFVTADIADKIVAYTQQPEKYFDESDRSREFVIKYYSLTKQVNEIIDLYRELMK